From a region of the Sebastes umbrosus isolate fSebUmb1 chromosome 10, fSebUmb1.pri, whole genome shotgun sequence genome:
- the LOC119495568 gene encoding LOW QUALITY PROTEIN: gonadotropin subunit beta-2-like (The sequence of the model RefSeq protein was modified relative to this genomic sequence to represent the inferred CDS: inserted 1 base in 1 codon; deleted 1 base in 1 codon), with the protein MMRAMFPVMLSWILGASYSIWPLAPAAPSSCRPASSSTRRCLWRRRACSKCHPVETTICSGHCPTKDPVIKIPFSNVYQHVCTYQDFYYKTFELPDCSPGVDPTVTYPXALSCHCGRCAMDTSDCTFESLQPNFCMNDIPFHY; encoded by the exons ATGATGAGAGCGATGTTCCCCGTGATGTTGAGTTGGATTCTGGGAGCCTCATACTCCATTTGGCCCCTGGCTCCTGCAG CGCCTTCCAGCTGCCGTCCTGCCAGCTCATCAACCAGACGGTGTCTCTGGAGAAGGAGGGCTTGTTCCAAGTGTCACCCGGTGGAAACAACCATCTGCAGCGGTCACTGCCCCACCAAG GACCCCGTCATTAAGATCCCGTTCAGCAATGTGTACCAGCATGTGTGCACGTACCAGGACTTTTACTACAAGACATTCGAGCTTCCCGACTGTTCTCCCGGCGTGGACCCGACCGTCACCTACC TGGCTCTGAGCTGCCACTGCGGCCGCTGTGCCATGGACACGTCCGACTGCACCTTCGAGAGCCTGCAGCCCAACTTCTGC ATGAACGACATACCGTTCCACTACTAG